DNA sequence from the Arthrobacter crystallopoietes genome:
CACCGCACCGGACCCGTCCGCCGGCTGGCACCCTCGCTGGATGCCCTCTCCGACCTCCTCAAGGACGACCTGCAGAACCGCTCCACCATCGCCGCCGAGGCGCGCAAGAACTATCTCAAGGGCGGCGTGGGCAATTCCATGCCGCGGCTGCTGATCATCGCCGACACCTACGGCGAGCCGCCGCAGGAACTGGCACTGCCGGACAAGCTGTCCTCCCCCGGCCAGCTGGGCGCCACGGTCATCTACCTCACCGATAACCGCCGGCATGAACCCGGCGAGGTGAGCATCCGGATCAGCGAAGCGGCGGCCGGCCCGAGCAGCTTCCTCAGCCAGAACTACCGCGAGGACCCGGTTGACCCGGTGACCGAGGAAGGGCTGCTGGACCAACTGCCGCTGGCCACCGCGGAGTCGCTGGCCCGCGAGCTGGCGCCGATGCGGCTGTCGCCGGATTCGCTCGAGCACAACAGCGCCGAAAGCTCCGTGGGCTATCTGGAGATGCTCGGCCTTTCCCCTCGGCTGGACGCCGCGGACATCCGCAGGCTGTGGCAGCCGCGCAGCGAGATCGATTTCCTGCGCGTCCCGCTCGGTCCGGATGACCGGGGCAAGCCGGCCATGCTGGACCTGAAGGAATCCGCGCAGTTCGGCATGGGCCCGCACGGCCTGTGCGTGGGCGCCACGGGTTCGGGCAAGTCGGAGATGCTGCGCAGCCTGGTGCTGGGCCTGCTGGCCACCCACTCCCCCGATGTGCTGGCCATGGTGCTGGTGGACTTCAAGGGCGGCGCCACCTTCGCACCGTTCGAGGGCGCCCCCCAGGTCACCGGCATCATCACCAACCTCTCCGATGACCTGACGCTGATCGAGCGCGTCTACGCCAGCCTGAACGGCGAAATCCTCCGCCGCCAGGAACTGCTCAAGGCCGCGGGCAACATCGCCAACATCACCGACTACCAGCTGCACCGCCAGGAACGCCTGGCCCGGGGCGAAGAGATGGACCCGCTGCCGCATCTGGTGGTCATCATCGACGAGTTCGGCGAGCTGCTGACCGCGCGTCCGGACTTCATCGAGCTGTTCCTGTCCATCGGCCGCATCGGCCGGTCCATCGGCGTGCACCTGCTGCTGAGCAGCCAGCGGATCGAGGGCGGCAAGCTGCGCGGCCTGGACACGTACCTGTCCTACCGGATCGGCCTGCGCACCCTCTCCGAGTCCGAGTCCCGCACGGTGCTGGACACCCCGGATGCCTTCCATCTGCCGCCGGTCCCCGGTTTCGGCTACCTGAAGGTAGACACCACTACCTACACGCGCTTCAAATCCGGTTATGTCTCCGGCCCGGTCGAGGTGGAGGAACCGGAAGAGGAACAGGACGAGTCCGAGGAACTTGTCCTGGCTGTCCCGCGCTACGCCGCCGTGCTGGAAGACGCTGCAGCCGGTGCGTCCGGCAGCAAGCCGGCAAAGTCGGGCCTGCGGACCAAAGCTTCGCAGCGCACCACGGGGCCCACCGTCATGTCCACACTGATGGAAACCCTGCGCACCTTCCCGCGCTCGGTTCAGCCGATCTGGTTGCCGCCGCTGCCGAAGGGCATCGCGCTGGATACCGCGGCCGGCTCCGCCGCCGCCACCAGCCAGGGCATCCGGCTGGCCAAGGGCGGCAACCTGCGCATCCCCATCGGGCTGCTGGATGATCCGGCCAAGCAGTGGCAGGGCCTGTGGGAACTGGATCTGAACAATGCCGGCGGCAACGCCATCATTGTCGGCGGGCCCCAGTCGGGCAAGAGCACCGCACTGCGCACCATCGTGTGCAGCCTGGCCTTGACGCACAGCCCCTCCGAGGTGGGTATCTACGCCGTTGATCTGCTGGGCAGCGGCCTGTTGCCCTTGGAGGGACTGCCGCACGTGGGCGGCGTGGCGGTGCGCACCAACCGCGAAGTGGTACGCCGCACCATCGAGGAGATCGCGGGCATGCTGGACACCCGCGAGCAGTTGTTCGAGCGGTACCAGATCGATTCGCTGCAGACGCTGCGCCGGATGTGTGCCCAGGGCATGATTCCGGAACTGGCCAGTGCGGACATCGTGCTGGTGCTGGACGGCTACGGCCAGCTGAGCGACGAGTTCGACGACGTCGAAAAGAAGGTGCACTCGATCATCTCCCGCGGCGGCGGCTACGGAATCCACATGATCGTGACTTCCACCCGCACCAACGAGGTCCGCATTGCGCAGCAGAGCTTCTTCGGCAACCGCATCGAGCTGCGCCTGGGCGATCCGGCGGAATCGAACTTCGGCCGCAAGCTTGCCGAGTCCATCAGCGCGGACCGGCCGGGCCGCGGCCTGATGGAGCAGAAGCTCATCGGCCACATCGCCCTGCCCCGGATCGATTCCGAGCCGGATCCGGACACCGCGGTCCAGGGCATGCGGGATTTGGTCGCCGCCGTCGCGGCCTCCACGGATGACCGCGCCATGCAGGTGCGTGTCCTCCCGCCGCTGGTCGGGGCGGATACGGCTGTGACCCCGGCCCGGCAGGGCCGGATCCCGCTGGGCCTTCGCGAGACGGATCTGGGCACCGAGCATCTGGACATGCACGTCAAGGACCGGCACCTCGTGGTACTCGGCGACGACGGCGCCGGCAAGACCAACGTGATGCGCTCGGTGATCCGGCGGCTGGCCGAACAGCACACACCGGAAAACCTGGTCTTCGCGGTCTTCGACCCCCGGCGCGGCCTGGCCGACGAGGTGCCCGAGGAGTACCTGGGCGGCTATGCCACCAGCCCCGCACTGGCCGAACAGCTGGCCGGGGCCGTGGCTTCGGAGCTGGACAAACGGGTCAACGGAAACAACGACGGCGGTGCCAACAACGGCGGGAATCCTCCGCGCGTTGTGCTCATCATCGACGACTACGACATTCTCACCGCGGGCGGCTCCTCCCCCTTGAGCCGGCTGACGCCCTACCTGCCGCTGGGACCCGAGATCGGCCTGCACGCGGTGCTCTCGCGCCGGGTACGCGGTGCCAGCCGCGGCATGTACGAGGCCTTCTTTATGTCGCTGCGCGATTCGGGCAGCACCGGCATCCTGATGTCGGGCGACCGCGGCGAGGGCGCGCTGCTCAACGGCATCCGTGCAAGGGCGCTGCCGCCCGGCCGGGCGCAGCTGGTGCAGTCCGGCAAGCCCGTGAACACCGTTCAGCTGTACTACAACGCAACGGAGGCCGATACCGATGAGCAGTGACTGGACCGTCATCAGCCTGCGGGAACCGGACCAGCGCACCGTGGTCGAGGCCCTGGTCGCCACCGTGCCGGAGCTCAATGTCAGGGAAACCGCGGAGAACTCCCTGCTGGAACTCTTCAACGACGACGGCGAGGTCGAGCTGGTGCTTGAGCTGCCGCGGCTGGTCCGTGTCCCGCAGGAGGTGCAGCGGCTGCTCGCCGGCGCGGAAGTCTCCGCCGTGCCCGGCGTCCGGGTGCCGGCCGTCTTCGCCCCCGGCACCGGAGATCCCGCCGCCGAACCGCTCTGGTGGCAGGACATCCACGTCCGCGACGGGATCCCCCACGCTGCGGCCAGGGCCGACGCCCTCTGCCACGCCCTTGCCCGCCGGTGCGAGGGCGCCGTCGTCGTTCCCGGGATGGTGCAGCCGTGAGCCACGCTTCCGCCTTCGACTTCAGCAGTGCCGCCACCGGGGTCCTTTTCCAGGACAAACCCGTCACCTACCTCTCGCCCTGGATCGCCAAGTCGCACGCGGCAGCCCAGGAAGACGGACGGCGCTTCGCCGTGCTGACACCGGGTACCGCCGCGATCAGCCTGCCCTTGAGCATGCTGCTCGCGGAACCGGGCTGCCAATGGCTGGCCACCAGCGCGGACGGCACGTTCTTTGACGGCTTCACCGGCCGGGTCCACGAATGGAACGGCGAGGTCTTCGAACCGCTGGACGAGCTCGCCGAGGACTTCCTGCTGACCCCGCGCACGCCCGGCGGACTGCTCCATGTCCGGGCGGAGACCATGCACCCGGCAAGCCTTGGCACCCGCATCGGGGAGTTCACCGGGCAGCTGTTCACCGAACTCACCGGCCACCCGCCCGTCGGCTGGGGCCGGGCCGAACCGGTCAGTGAGCCATGGGACACCGCGGCGATCACGGCCCACTGCTATGACCGGGCACCGGAAACCTCCGTGCTGGTTGCCGTGGGACAGCCGCGGGTGGGGACGGCGGCAGCGGCGATCGCCGTCGTCACGGTGGAACGATCCGCGGCCGGGGTACACGAAAGCGTGGAGCTTCTGGCGGAAAGCACAGATCCGCTGGACCCTGACCAGCTGGACGCCTTTGCCGCACGCATGCACCGCAGCCACGCCCGCACCGCCGTCCTGGGCCACGCCGTCGGCTTCAGCAATCTTGTCCGCCCGGCGCGTTTCACTGGCATGTCCGTTCCGGCCTGTGCGTTCTTCGGATCGGAGGCGCTGCGGGACTTCGGTGCCCGGCAGGCGCTGGCAGCCGCGGGGCCGCGCGCACGGCTGATCGGAGTTCCGCCGGTGCAGTCCCTGGCGGTGAATTACGCGCAGGAACCCGCCCCGGAGGAGAAGCACCCGCTGGAAGCCTGGGCGGAACTTGCGGGCAAACTTTCCGGCCAGCTGCCCGGCTGAGGCCCGGACTTAGGACCCCACCGGCCAGTGGGTTGGAATACCGGGCCTGCCGGTGATGTTATGAGCTCTGTGTCAACTAACGACGGCGATCCAGCCTCCCCTCCCCGCCAGCAGCTCACCGCCGTCGCCCCGGATGTGGATGCCACGGCGGAGGCGGATGTTG
Encoded proteins:
- the eccCa gene encoding type VII secretion protein EccCa encodes the protein MSVKLIHRPARTTPPARTVEPYALDAPPPVNEGRSGMNMMSLVPLLGAGASMTVMMLFRGSSLAAVGALMMIVTILASIAMMVSQKGKQARQSRDQREYYLEYLERARTELRTDEQRAIKVARVSSPPPSALFDIIRNPKRIWERRRRNEDFLDVRIGSGERRNREIRVNDSTSGLQQTDQFMTTELRILRQRFEASPELPLTIPLDSAGNVSLVGSREFALAVCRNLLVEAAAFHSPEDLHIALSVPEDRYDDWAWATWLPHLADQSRTHRTGPVRRLAPSLDALSDLLKDDLQNRSTIAAEARKNYLKGGVGNSMPRLLIIADTYGEPPQELALPDKLSSPGQLGATVIYLTDNRRHEPGEVSIRISEAAAGPSSFLSQNYREDPVDPVTEEGLLDQLPLATAESLARELAPMRLSPDSLEHNSAESSVGYLEMLGLSPRLDAADIRRLWQPRSEIDFLRVPLGPDDRGKPAMLDLKESAQFGMGPHGLCVGATGSGKSEMLRSLVLGLLATHSPDVLAMVLVDFKGGATFAPFEGAPQVTGIITNLSDDLTLIERVYASLNGEILRRQELLKAAGNIANITDYQLHRQERLARGEEMDPLPHLVVIIDEFGELLTARPDFIELFLSIGRIGRSIGVHLLLSSQRIEGGKLRGLDTYLSYRIGLRTLSESESRTVLDTPDAFHLPPVPGFGYLKVDTTTYTRFKSGYVSGPVEVEEPEEEQDESEELVLAVPRYAAVLEDAAAGASGSKPAKSGLRTKASQRTTGPTVMSTLMETLRTFPRSVQPIWLPPLPKGIALDTAAGSAAATSQGIRLAKGGNLRIPIGLLDDPAKQWQGLWELDLNNAGGNAIIVGGPQSGKSTALRTIVCSLALTHSPSEVGIYAVDLLGSGLLPLEGLPHVGGVAVRTNREVVRRTIEEIAGMLDTREQLFERYQIDSLQTLRRMCAQGMIPELASADIVLVLDGYGQLSDEFDDVEKKVHSIISRGGGYGIHMIVTSTRTNEVRIAQQSFFGNRIELRLGDPAESNFGRKLAESISADRPGRGLMEQKLIGHIALPRIDSEPDPDTAVQGMRDLVAAVAASTDDRAMQVRVLPPLVGADTAVTPARQGRIPLGLRETDLGTEHLDMHVKDRHLVVLGDDGAGKTNVMRSVIRRLAEQHTPENLVFAVFDPRRGLADEVPEEYLGGYATSPALAEQLAGAVASELDKRVNGNNDGGANNGGNPPRVVLIIDDYDILTAGGSSPLSRLTPYLPLGPEIGLHAVLSRRVRGASRGMYEAFFMSLRDSGSTGILMSGDRGEGALLNGIRARALPPGRAQLVQSGKPVNTVQLYYNATEADTDEQ
- a CDS encoding DUF6177 family protein produces the protein MSHASAFDFSSAATGVLFQDKPVTYLSPWIAKSHAAAQEDGRRFAVLTPGTAAISLPLSMLLAEPGCQWLATSADGTFFDGFTGRVHEWNGEVFEPLDELAEDFLLTPRTPGGLLHVRAETMHPASLGTRIGEFTGQLFTELTGHPPVGWGRAEPVSEPWDTAAITAHCYDRAPETSVLVAVGQPRVGTAAAAIAVVTVERSAAGVHESVELLAESTDPLDPDQLDAFAARMHRSHARTAVLGHAVGFSNLVRPARFTGMSVPACAFFGSEALRDFGARQALAAAGPRARLIGVPPVQSLAVNYAQEPAPEEKHPLEAWAELAGKLSGQLPG